In Proteus vulgaris, the following are encoded in one genomic region:
- the traA gene encoding TraA family conjugative transfer protein, whose amino-acid sequence MVVAFLLVPDQAHAGTGGTAFDDVWVTLKDWTQGTLGRIVAGAMILVGVVGGIARQSLMAFAMGIGGGMGLYNSPTVVESIMSATLEHAEKVIPAVVQLSNGLGV is encoded by the coding sequence ATGGTGGTAGCCTTCCTGCTCGTGCCGGATCAGGCCCACGCTGGTACTGGTGGTACAGCGTTTGACGACGTATGGGTAACTCTCAAGGATTGGACCCAAGGTACTTTGGGTCGAATCGTTGCGGGTGCGATGATCCTGGTCGGTGTTGTTGGTGGTATCGCTCGCCAGAGCCTCATGGCTTTCGCTATGGGTATCGGTGGCGGTATGGGCCTGTACAACTCCCCGACCGTAGTGGAATCCATCATGTCTGCTACTCTGGAACATGCAGAGAAGGTCATCCCGGCTGTTGTGCAACTCAGCAATGGCCTGGGGGTGTAA
- a CDS encoding TraK domain-containing protein has product MKNNAKLSLLALSLALGTSMAYASDDIPVVPASVMKKDVPAPVTSGQSSHEVVGSMNENPLLTMKPGVNQIIPIAVGHPNRIVTPFSNPEIVSTSLTGATDNGQCGEVCIKENVVYVATDKQYPVTMFITEKGSEAQALSLTMVPRRIPPREVFLKLDGGVGITGAFANTKAETWEQSQPYVETIRSVFRKIALGEVPQGYTLNRIPAGAAVPSCAHPGVKVDFSKGQYMMGHHLNVFIGVALNVSDQPIEFKEALCGSWDVAAVTTWPLNVLEPGQKTEIYVAKKQKRGLAPTSKRPSLLGGAQ; this is encoded by the coding sequence ATGAAGAACAACGCTAAACTTTCGCTCCTGGCGCTGTCCTTGGCGCTTGGAACTTCAATGGCCTATGCCTCGGATGACATTCCTGTTGTCCCGGCCAGTGTTATGAAAAAGGATGTTCCTGCCCCTGTGACGTCAGGACAAAGCTCCCATGAGGTTGTGGGCAGCATGAATGAAAACCCCTTACTGACGATGAAGCCGGGGGTTAACCAGATCATCCCGATAGCCGTTGGTCATCCGAACCGAATCGTCACGCCTTTCAGCAATCCTGAGATCGTTTCAACATCTCTGACCGGGGCGACGGATAACGGCCAGTGTGGTGAGGTCTGCATCAAAGAGAATGTGGTCTATGTCGCCACGGATAAGCAGTATCCGGTGACTATGTTCATTACTGAAAAAGGCTCGGAAGCCCAAGCTCTCAGCCTGACGATGGTTCCCCGTCGTATTCCGCCCAGAGAAGTCTTTCTCAAGCTCGATGGTGGTGTAGGTATCACTGGTGCTTTTGCCAATACCAAGGCTGAGACCTGGGAACAGAGCCAGCCTTATGTCGAAACCATCCGGTCAGTATTCCGAAAGATTGCTCTTGGTGAAGTCCCTCAAGGTTACACGTTGAACCGCATCCCTGCTGGTGCTGCGGTGCCGAGCTGCGCTCATCCTGGGGTAAAGGTGGATTTTAGCAAGGGGCAATACATGATGGGCCACCACCTTAACGTGTTCATCGGTGTCGCCCTGAACGTCTCTGATCAGCCTATTGAGTTCAAAGAGGCGTTGTGTGGGAGCTGGGATGTGGCTGCGGTGACTACGTGGCCGCTTAACGTGCTTGAGCCCGGCCAGAAGACGGAGATCTATGTGGCGAAGAAGCAGAAGCGTGGTCTCGCACCAACGTCTAAGCGTCCATCGCTGCTGGGAGGTGCCCAATGA
- the traV gene encoding type IV conjugative transfer system lipoprotein TraV codes for MKNLNILTRKGSSRGEAQKEQAVRSAKMLGVGAALLILSGCSTFNIGKDEYSCPGMPNGVQCMSARDVYAATNDGNVPRPMKPEEVEAKAEADGEGSSNVSANSSSSGDPVIDNYVAPRLPDRPIPIRTPAQVMRIWVAPWEDTNGDLIVTGYVYTEIEPRRWVIGDGTPQSEPVLRPLQTVQHEPKSETTK; via the coding sequence ATGAAAAATTTGAACATTTTGACCAGAAAGGGCAGTTCCAGAGGCGAGGCTCAAAAGGAACAGGCAGTAAGATCCGCAAAGATGTTGGGGGTGGGTGCAGCGCTACTTATTTTGTCGGGCTGTTCGACGTTCAACATCGGCAAGGATGAGTATAGCTGTCCGGGAATGCCGAATGGTGTTCAGTGTATGTCAGCGCGAGACGTTTACGCCGCAACCAATGACGGAAATGTCCCGCGCCCAATGAAACCAGAGGAAGTCGAGGCCAAAGCGGAAGCGGATGGCGAAGGTTCCTCAAACGTTTCAGCGAACTCATCTAGCTCCGGAGACCCGGTGATTGACAACTATGTCGCACCGCGTCTTCCGGATCGCCCGATTCCAATTCGTACACCAGCACAGGTTATGCGGATTTGGGTAGCTCCCTGGGAGGACACCAATGGTGATCTCATCGTGACAGGGTATGTCTATACCGAAATCGAACCGCGCAGGTGGGTGATTGGGGATGGCACACCGCAAAGTGAGCCAGTTTTGAGACCGCTGCAAACGGTACAACACGAACCGAAGTCTGAAACAACCAAATAG
- a CDS encoding TraB/VirB10 family protein: protein MKRFWTQLDPNKKRWVSIAGGVFVLFAVVTMFSGEPKKEEKRGRQETIKHVLTDKNTREIGIDSLSADVKMVSRENSDLKKELERVKKELEETKTTAGKSSDVGREMTRLRQDLDRLTQKNMELAKKVETGAAGGKTSSSSEDARADVNGASGGDGQFMEKKLDYKDPASFFRDAPLPDSKGGAPATGKGDGRDATKPGIQIVSYSQKAPEVEEKDNKDDESIYLPSGSILTGVLINGMDAPTSQGARRDPFPSTLRIQKEAILPNRFRADVRECFLIVSGYGDLSSERAYLRGETFSCVRDDGGVIEAKLDSYAVGEDGKAGVRGRVVSKQGQIIAKSLMAGFLGGVSEAFDVNPVPVVSTNPGSNTQYQSVFSDQMLQGAAVKGASKALDRIAQFYIDMAEGIFPVIEVDAGRQVDIIVTKGTKLQIRSTGGTKK from the coding sequence ATTAAGCGATTTTGGACACAGTTAGACCCCAACAAGAAGCGTTGGGTGTCTATCGCTGGCGGCGTCTTCGTTCTTTTTGCGGTCGTGACAATGTTCTCTGGTGAACCCAAGAAAGAAGAGAAGCGCGGTCGCCAAGAAACCATCAAGCACGTTCTCACAGACAAAAACACCCGTGAGATCGGGATAGATTCGTTGTCTGCCGATGTGAAGATGGTGTCTCGTGAAAACTCCGACCTGAAAAAGGAGCTGGAACGAGTCAAGAAAGAGCTGGAGGAAACCAAAACCACTGCCGGGAAATCCAGTGATGTTGGCCGTGAGATGACCCGCCTTCGTCAAGATTTGGACCGCCTGACCCAGAAGAACATGGAATTGGCTAAGAAAGTCGAAACCGGCGCTGCTGGTGGAAAAACATCCTCTTCATCAGAGGATGCCAGAGCCGATGTTAATGGTGCATCTGGTGGTGATGGTCAGTTCATGGAGAAAAAGCTCGACTACAAAGATCCAGCATCCTTTTTTCGGGACGCACCGCTTCCTGACTCGAAGGGTGGGGCTCCTGCAACTGGCAAGGGAGACGGTCGTGATGCAACTAAACCAGGCATCCAAATAGTGAGCTACTCGCAGAAAGCGCCAGAAGTTGAAGAGAAGGACAACAAGGATGATGAGTCTATCTACCTACCTTCTGGCTCCATCCTGACAGGGGTGCTCATCAACGGTATGGACGCACCAACATCTCAAGGTGCTCGTCGAGATCCGTTCCCTTCGACCCTCAGGATTCAGAAAGAGGCTATTTTGCCTAACCGCTTCCGTGCGGATGTTCGTGAGTGCTTCCTGATTGTTTCAGGCTATGGAGATCTCAGTTCAGAGCGAGCGTACCTGCGTGGCGAGACCTTCTCGTGCGTTCGGGATGATGGGGGGGTCATAGAAGCGAAGCTGGATTCCTATGCAGTGGGTGAAGACGGTAAGGCCGGTGTCCGTGGTCGCGTCGTATCGAAGCAGGGGCAAATCATCGCCAAGAGCTTGATGGCAGGCTTCCTTGGTGGCGTTTCCGAAGCCTTTGACGTCAATCCTGTGCCGGTCGTCAGCACTAACCCTGGCTCAAATACCCAGTACCAGTCTGTGTTCTCCGACCAGATGTTGCAGGGAGCAGCAGTGAAGGGGGCCAGTAAGGCGCTAGATCGCATCGCTCAGTTCTATATCGACATGGCCGAAGGCATCTTCCCCGTTATCGAGGTCGATGCTGGCCGTCAGGTAGACATCATCGTGACCAAAGGAACCAAGCTACAAATTCGTTCCACCGGGGGAACCAAGAAATGA
- a CDS encoding TraE/TraK family type IV conjugative transfer system protein: MNLKKYLKTWEGTQTENKWGRIFQGGLIAIVFLLVVQVFSKETIVTIQPFTLTEEAWVTKNNASQSYKEAWGFAFAQLLGNVTPGTVDFVKERITPLLSPSIYQDVIDAIEIQAQQIKNDRVTMRFEPRFVEYEPKSDKVFVYGYSYVKGASSNEERSERSYEFAIKISNYAPVLDYIDTYVGKPRTKTVLEQLQRKEENRRKHEEQR, translated from the coding sequence TTGAACCTGAAAAAGTATCTCAAGACCTGGGAAGGGACCCAAACAGAAAATAAGTGGGGACGAATCTTCCAGGGTGGTCTTATTGCTATCGTTTTCCTGCTGGTGGTCCAAGTATTCAGCAAGGAAACCATCGTCACTATCCAGCCTTTCACGCTCACGGAAGAAGCCTGGGTGACGAAAAATAACGCCTCTCAGTCCTATAAAGAGGCTTGGGGTTTCGCTTTTGCTCAGCTCCTTGGCAATGTGACGCCAGGAACCGTTGACTTTGTGAAAGAACGGATCACCCCGCTTCTCTCCCCGAGCATCTATCAGGACGTGATTGATGCCATCGAAATTCAAGCTCAACAGATCAAGAACGACCGCGTAACCATGCGGTTTGAGCCGCGTTTTGTTGAGTACGAGCCCAAGAGCGACAAGGTGTTTGTCTACGGATATTCCTACGTCAAAGGGGCTTCTTCTAACGAAGAGCGTAGCGAACGCTCCTACGAGTTCGCCATCAAGATTTCAAACTACGCGCCCGTGCTGGACTACATCGACACCTATGTAGGAAAGCCACGCACCAAAACTGTTTTGGAGCAACTCCAGCGCAAAGAAGAAAACCGGAGAAAGCATGAAGAACAACGCTAA
- the traL gene encoding type IV conjugative transfer system protein TraL, whose amino-acid sequence MKPVKIPRRVDEPPHLLLWSADELAPMLLGLTIGVIIGKALICFLGGLLVTNLYRRFRDNHPDGYLLHMIYWAGFIMTKAKSLKNPFVRRYLP is encoded by the coding sequence ATGAAGCCTGTAAAGATACCGCGCCGGGTCGATGAGCCCCCGCATCTGCTGTTGTGGAGCGCAGATGAGTTGGCCCCGATGCTTTTGGGGCTAACGATAGGGGTCATCATCGGTAAGGCCCTGATCTGCTTTCTGGGGGGGTTACTTGTAACCAACCTTTATCGCCGATTCAGGGATAACCATCCGGATGGATACCTGCTCCACATGATCTACTGGGCCGGGTTCATCATGACCAAGGCCAAATCTCTCAAGAATCCGTTTGTCCGGAGGTATTTGCCTTGA